The Agromyces hippuratus genome has a window encoding:
- a CDS encoding VOC family protein: MFESARAYSILPASDLERAVRYWKDTFDLDPVMTDETGVLFEIGGSRVLVYETQFAGTAKNTAFGIDTDDLESAMSELRSRGVEFADYDMPGLKTVDGVADLGGERSAWFTDSEGNILAIGQRT, translated from the coding sequence ATGTTTGAGTCTGCGCGCGCCTATTCGATCCTTCCGGCATCCGACCTCGAACGGGCCGTCCGCTACTGGAAGGACACCTTCGACCTCGACCCGGTCATGACCGACGAGACCGGGGTGCTCTTCGAGATCGGGGGCTCGCGCGTGCTCGTCTACGAGACGCAGTTCGCCGGCACCGCGAAGAACACCGCATTCGGCATCGACACCGACGACCTCGAGTCGGCGATGTCGGAGCTCCGGTCTCGCGGCGTCGAGTTCGCCGACTACGACATGCCGGGATTGAAGACCGTCGACGGCGTCGCCGACCTCGGCGGCGAGCGATCGGCGTGGTTCACCGACAGCGAGGGCAACATCCTCGCCATCGGCCAGCGGACCTGA
- a CDS encoding HAD family hydrolase gives MTPTVPAPISLAPRVVVFDYGEVISREPTAADRAALVDRAGATADAEPFWASYWAHRLGLDRGTTSIAEYWQAVAHDLGTDWSPIDVHELWALDHRGWLSIDPGTLGVLHALAAGGTRLALLSNAGADFSGWLRHGSFAPLFERVFVSGELGLVKPDAEIYEHVIDELGIAASDFVFIDNKAENVEGAKAVGGDGHVFTDAAALESWLRTLA, from the coding sequence ATGACTCCCACTGTTCCCGCACCGATCAGCCTCGCTCCCCGCGTCGTCGTGTTCGACTACGGCGAGGTCATCTCGCGCGAGCCGACCGCCGCCGACCGTGCCGCCCTCGTCGACCGGGCGGGCGCCACTGCCGACGCCGAGCCGTTCTGGGCGTCGTACTGGGCGCACCGCCTCGGCCTCGACCGCGGTACGACCTCGATCGCCGAATACTGGCAGGCCGTCGCGCACGACCTCGGCACCGACTGGAGCCCGATCGACGTGCACGAGCTCTGGGCGCTCGATCACCGCGGGTGGCTCTCGATCGACCCCGGCACGCTCGGCGTCCTGCACGCCCTCGCCGCGGGTGGCACACGACTCGCGCTCCTCTCGAACGCCGGCGCGGACTTCTCGGGCTGGCTGCGGCACGGCTCCTTCGCGCCGCTCTTCGAGCGCGTGTTCGTCAGCGGCGAGCTGGGCCTCGTCAAGCCCGACGCCGAGATCTACGAGCACGTCATCGACGAGCTCGGCATCGCGGCATCCGACTTCGTCTTCATCGACAACAAGGCCGAGAACGTCGAGGGCGCGAAGGCGGTCGGCGGCGACGGGCACGTCTTCACGGATGCCGCAGCACTCGAGTCCTGGCTTCGAACCCTCGCCTGA
- a CDS encoding hemolysin family protein → MSEWILLGIGLLLTIGTGLFVASEFALVNLDRADLEARRARGETKLALTISALKITSTHLSSAQLGITLTTLLTGYTMEPAISSLLAGPLTAIGVPEAFVRPVGTITAVVVATLLSMVVGELVPKNFALALPLATAKLVMPFQTAFTWVFRPAISLLNGSANGIIRAFGIEPKEELSGARSAEELSSLVRRSASAGMLEQDTATLLGRTLRFADHDASDVMTPRPRVAAVQRQEPAEAVLELARTTGYSRFPVYDENLDDVVGLVHVKQAVAVPREKRSEVPASALQSDALRVPETMKLDSLLEELRGRGYQMAVVVDEYGGTAGVATLEDLVEELVGEVSDEHDRTRAGIVRRGDDVSFPGILRPDELLERTGIRVPENGDYETVAGFVMAELGRLPAVGDEVLIDDGTLVVQRLDGRRIDRVRFVPNPLPEADDLDGGER, encoded by the coding sequence TCGGGCTCCTCCTCACGATCGGCACGGGCTTGTTCGTCGCCAGCGAGTTCGCCCTCGTCAATCTCGATCGGGCCGACCTCGAAGCACGGCGCGCGAGGGGTGAGACGAAGCTTGCGCTCACCATCTCGGCGCTGAAGATCACCTCGACGCACCTGTCGAGTGCGCAGCTCGGCATCACGCTGACCACGCTGCTCACCGGATACACGATGGAGCCGGCGATCTCGTCGCTCCTCGCGGGGCCGCTGACCGCGATCGGCGTGCCCGAGGCGTTCGTGCGCCCCGTCGGCACGATCACCGCGGTCGTCGTGGCCACGCTCCTGTCGATGGTCGTCGGCGAACTCGTGCCCAAGAACTTCGCACTCGCACTCCCGCTCGCGACCGCGAAGCTCGTGATGCCGTTCCAGACGGCGTTCACCTGGGTGTTCCGCCCGGCGATCTCGCTGCTGAACGGCAGCGCGAACGGCATCATCCGAGCCTTCGGCATCGAGCCGAAGGAGGAGCTCTCGGGCGCCCGATCGGCCGAGGAGCTCTCGTCGCTCGTGCGCCGTTCGGCGAGTGCGGGAATGCTGGAGCAGGACACCGCGACCCTGCTCGGCCGCACCCTGCGCTTCGCCGACCACGATGCATCCGACGTCATGACGCCGCGCCCGAGGGTCGCCGCGGTGCAGCGCCAGGAGCCGGCCGAGGCCGTGCTCGAACTTGCACGCACGACCGGGTACTCCCGCTTCCCGGTGTACGACGAGAACCTCGACGACGTCGTGGGCCTCGTGCACGTCAAGCAGGCCGTTGCGGTGCCGCGGGAGAAGCGCTCGGAGGTGCCGGCGTCGGCGCTGCAGTCCGACGCGCTCCGCGTGCCCGAGACGATGAAGCTCGACTCCCTTCTCGAAGAGCTCCGCGGGCGCGGCTACCAGATGGCCGTCGTCGTCGACGAGTACGGCGGCACCGCGGGCGTCGCCACCCTCGAAGACCTCGTCGAAGAGCTCGTCGGCGAGGTCTCCGACGAGCACGACCGCACGCGGGCCGGAATCGTCCGCCGCGGCGACGACGTGAGCTTCCCCGGAATCCTGCGACCCGACGAACTGCTCGAGCGCACCGGCATCCGGGTGCCGGAGAACGGAGACTACGAGACCGTGGCCGGATTCGTCATGGCCGAACTCGGGCGACTGCCCGCGGTCGGTGACGAGGTGCTCATCGACGACGGCACGCTCGTCGTGCAACGACTCGACGGGCGTCGCATCGACCGCGTGCGGTTCGTGCCGAACCCGCTGCCCGAAGCCGACGACCTCGACGGGGGAGAACGATGA
- a CDS encoding hemolysin family protein: MSDWAGIAWLIVLLIANAFFVGAEFAVISARRSQIEPLAEQGKRSAKTALWAMEHATLMLAMSQLGITICSLLILNVSEPAIHHLLEVPLHLTGWPVEVVSTIAFIVTLVLVSYLHVVFGEMVPKNLSFSLPERAVLLLAPPLVFIARIFRPIIVALNAVANGVLRLFGVEPKSEAASTFTLEEVQTIVHQSRREGVLDDASGTLTAAFEFTTKRVQDVAVPLDSLVSLPPGATPTDVERAVARRGFSRYPILDESGEPDGYVHLKDVIDLDDDEFDDPIPAKRVRRLVSIYAGTDLEDALSTMRRLGTHVARAFDEDGTTTGVIFLEDIIEELVGEVQDATRRG; encoded by the coding sequence ATGAGCGACTGGGCCGGCATCGCCTGGCTGATCGTGCTGCTCATCGCCAACGCCTTCTTCGTCGGCGCGGAGTTCGCGGTCATCTCGGCGCGGCGATCGCAGATCGAGCCGCTCGCGGAGCAGGGCAAGCGCAGCGCCAAGACCGCGCTCTGGGCCATGGAGCACGCGACGCTCATGCTCGCCATGAGCCAGCTCGGCATCACGATCTGCTCGCTCCTGATCCTGAACGTGTCGGAGCCGGCGATCCACCACCTGCTCGAGGTGCCGCTGCACCTCACCGGATGGCCGGTCGAGGTCGTCTCGACGATCGCGTTCATCGTGACGCTCGTGCTCGTGTCGTACCTGCACGTCGTGTTCGGCGAGATGGTGCCGAAGAACCTCTCGTTCTCGTTGCCCGAGCGCGCGGTGCTGCTGCTCGCGCCGCCGCTGGTCTTCATCGCGCGCATCTTCCGGCCGATCATCGTGGCGCTCAATGCGGTCGCGAACGGTGTGCTGCGCCTCTTCGGTGTCGAGCCGAAGAGCGAGGCGGCGTCGACCTTCACGCTCGAGGAGGTGCAGACGATCGTGCACCAGTCGCGACGCGAGGGCGTGCTCGATGACGCGAGCGGCACGCTCACCGCCGCATTCGAGTTCACGACCAAGCGGGTGCAGGATGTCGCGGTGCCGCTCGATTCGCTCGTCAGCCTGCCGCCCGGTGCGACGCCGACCGACGTCGAGCGCGCGGTCGCCCGTCGCGGGTTCTCGCGCTATCCGATCCTCGACGAGTCGGGGGAACCCGACGGCTACGTGCACCTGAAGGACGTGATCGACCTCGACGACGACGAGTTCGACGACCCGATCCCGGCCAAGCGCGTGCGTCGCCTCGTGTCGATCTACGCGGGCACCGACCTCGAAGACGCTCTCTCGACGATGCGCCGCCTCGGCACGCACGTGGCGCGGGCGTTCGACGAGGACGGCACGACGACCGGTGTCATCTTCCTCGAGGACATCATCGAGGAGCTCGTCGGCGAGGTGCAGGACGCCACCCGACGCGGCTGA